In Nicotiana tabacum cultivar K326 chromosome 11, ASM71507v2, whole genome shotgun sequence, a single window of DNA contains:
- the LOC107803584 gene encoding ribonucleoside-diphosphate reductase large subunit — protein sequence MYVVKRDGRQEAVHFDKITARLKKLSYGLRPDHCDPVLVAQKVCAGVYKGVTTSQLDELAAETAAAMTANHPDYACLAARIAVSNLHKNTKKSFSETIKDMYYHVSERSGLKAPLVSDEVYEIIMKNAACLDSEIIYDRDFDYDYFGFKTLERSYLLKIRGKVVERPQHMLMRVSVGIHKDDIESAIKTYHLMSQRWFTHASPTLFNAGTPRPQLSSCFLICMKEDSIEGIYDTLKECAVISKSAGGIGVSVHNIRATGSYICGTNGTSNGIVPMLRVFNDTARYVDQGGGKRKGAFAVYLEPWHADIFEFLDLRKNHGKEEHRARDLFYALWVPDLFMQRVQSNGQWSLFCPNEAPGLADCWGEDFEKLYTNYEKEGKAKKVVQAQNLWFEILKSQIETGTPYMLYKDTCNRKSNQQNLGTIKSSNLCTEIIEYTSPTETAVCNLASIALPRYVREKGVPSESQPSKLVGSRGSKNRYFDFDKLAEVTALVTTNLNKIIDVNYYPVETAKRSNLRHRPIGIGVQGLADTFMLLGMAFDSREAQQLNKDIFETIYYHALKASSELAAKEGPYETYAGSPVSKGIIQPDMWGVTPSDKWDWVALREMITKNGVRNSLLVAPMPTASTSQILGNNECFEPYTSNIYSRRVLSGEFVVVNKHLLYDLTEMGLWSPALKNRIIYEDGSVQKIPEIPDELKEIYKTVWEIKQRTLVDMAVDRGCYIDQSQSLNIHMDQPNFGKLTSLHFHTWSRGLKTGMYYLRSRAAADAIKFTVDTAMLKEKPKTAVDDDTKMAQMVCSLTNREDCLSCGS from the exons ATGTATGTGGTGAAGAGAGACGGTCGACAAGAAGCTGTTCATTTTGATAAGATCACTGCTAGGCTTAAGAAGTTGAGTTATGGGCTCAGACCTGATCATTGTGATCCGGTGCTTGTTGCTCAGAAGGTTTGTGCTGGTGTTTATAAGGGTGTTACCACTAGTCAGCTTGATGAATTGGCCGCTGAAACTGCCGCTGCTATGACTGCTAACCACCCCGACTACGCCTGT CTGGCCGCAAGGATTGCTGTGTCCAATCTGCACAAGAACACCAAGAAATCATTTTCTGAAAC GATTAAGGACATGTATTACCATGTCAGTGAGAGATCTGGATTGAAGGCACCACTAGTTTCTGATGAAGTGTATGAGATAATCATGAAG aATGCTGCTTGTCTGGACAGTGAAATCATATATGACAGAGATTTTGACTATGATTActttggtttcaaaacccttGAGAGGTCTTACCTCTTAAAGATTCGGGGTAAAGTTGTAGAAAGGCCACAACACATGCTGATGAGAGTATCTGTTGGGATACACAAGGATGATATTGAATCTGCCATCAAAACATATCATTTGATGTCTCAACGATGGTTCACTCATGCATCTCCAACATTATTTAATGCTGGAACTCCAAGACCTCAA TTAAGTAGCTGCTTCCTGATATGCATGAAAGAGGACAGTATTGAGGGTATATATGATACTCTTAAGGAGTGTGCTGTTATTAGCAAATCAGCTGGGGGAATTGGAGTTTCTGTGCACAACATACGTGCTACTGGGAGTTACATTTGTGGAACAAATGGGACATCAAATGGAATTGTTCCTATGCTGCGCGTATTCAATGACACTGCTAGATATGTTGACCAAGGAGGTGGTAAAAGAAAGG GTGCTTTTGCTGTCTACCTTGAGCCTTGGCATGCCGATATATTTGAATTTCTGGATTTAAGGAAGAACCATGGGAAG GAAGAGCATCGGGCACGAGATCTTTTCTATGCTCTTTGGGTCCCAGATCTTTTTATGCAAAGAGTCCAAAGCAATGGGCAATGGTCTTTGTTTTGTCCAAATGAGGCTCCTGGACTGGCAGATTGCTGGGGTGAAGATTTTGAGAAGCTGTACACAAATTATGAAAAGGAG GGTAAGGCAAAGAAGGTGGTTCAAGCACAAAATCTTTGGTTTGAGATCTTAAAGTCCCAGATAGAAACTGGGACCCCTTACATGTTGTACAAG GATACTTGCAATAGAAAAAGTAACCAGCAGAATCTTGGCACTATCAAGTCGTCTAACTTGTGTACTGAGATTATTGAGTACACAAGTCCAACTGAAACTGCTGTGTGCAATCTTGCTTCAATTGCTCTACCAAGATATGTTAGAGAAAAG GGAGTGCCAAGTGAATCGCAACCATCTAAGCTTGTTGGGAGCAGGGGTTCCAAAAATCGATACTTTGATTTTGACAAACTGGCAGAG GTTACTGCATTAGTCACTACAAACCTGAACAAAATTATTGATGTCAATTACTACCCTGTTGAAACTGCAAAAAGGTCCAACTTACGACATAGGCCTATTGGAATTGGAGTCCAGGGTCTTGCTGACACATTCATGTTGCTTGGCATGGCATTTGATTCCCGGGAG GCTCAGCAGCTAAACAAGGACATATTTGAGACAATATATTACCATGCATTAAAAGCTTCTTCTGAATTAGCTGCCAAGGAAGGCCCATATGAGACATATGCAGGAAGTCCTGTAAGCAAG GGTATTATCCAGCCAGATATGTGGGGAGTAACACCATCAGATAAATGGGATTGGGTAGCTCTTCGTGAAATGATCACAAAGAATGGTGTAAGAAATTCACTTCTTGTGGCTCCAATGCCTACTGCTTCAACCAGCCAAATTCTTGGAAACAATGAATGCTTTGAGCCATATACATCCAATATCTACAGTCGAAGAGTTTTGAG TGGTGAATTTGTCGTGGTGAACAAACACCTGCTATATGACCTAACTGAGATGGGGCTCTGGTCTCCTGCTCTTAAGAATAGAATAATATATGAGGATGGTTCTGTGCAGAAAATCCCTGAAATTCCGGATGAGCTTAAAGAAATTTACAA GACTGTTTGGGAGATCAAGCAACGGACCTTGGTTGATATGGCTGTAGACCGTGGATGCTACATAGATCAGAGTCAAAGCCTCAACATACATATGGACCAACCAAATTTTGGAAAACTTACTTCCCTGCATTTTCATACTTGGTCCAGG GGGTTGAAAACAGGAATGTACTATCTGCGATCACGTGCTGCAGCTGATGCTATCAAGTTCACAGTCGACACTGCTATGCTGAAG GAAAAACCAAAGACTGCAGTTGACGATGACACTAAAATGGCCCAGATGGTGTGCTCTTTGACAAACCGTGAGGATTGTTTATCGTGCGGAAGCTAG